In Caldisphaera lagunensis DSM 15908, a single genomic region encodes these proteins:
- a CDS encoding aldose 1-epimerase — translation MLTIKNNKSEAIINEIGAYLEKLTLNGKNILLPGNIINPTHGGMAILIPFANRIKGAEYEFNGKKYFLKKNKEGNAIHGLVLDKKFSILKANKDSVSLSYTLEDEGYPTRLEIEVKYSIGNSNLETEFFITNNGNSNAPLVVGAHPYFLIEGYWKINPKKVKKCLLFNKIPNGEFIYYEIEGNIDYDDCFYIGNMVELSSDNINLQIETTDMPYFQIYTGVKGAVALEPMSGIPDAYHNKIGLYIIKPGEKKYYSFIISLK, via the coding sequence GTGTTAACAATAAAAAATAATAAATCTGAGGCTATTATTAATGAAATTGGCGCTTATTTAGAAAAATTAACATTAAATGGGAAAAACATATTACTTCCAGGAAACATAATTAATCCTACTCATGGAGGAATGGCAATCTTAATTCCCTTTGCTAATAGGATAAAAGGTGCAGAATATGAATTCAATGGTAAAAAATATTTTCTAAAAAAGAATAAAGAAGGTAATGCTATTCATGGCTTAGTGTTAGATAAAAAATTCAGTATCCTTAAGGCTAATAAAGATTCTGTTTCTTTATCATATACATTAGAAGATGAAGGTTATCCCACGAGACTTGAAATAGAAGTAAAATATAGCATAGGAAATTCAAATTTAGAAACAGAGTTCTTTATAACAAATAATGGCAATAGCAATGCACCTTTAGTTGTAGGTGCTCATCCTTATTTTCTAATTGAAGGATATTGGAAAATTAATCCGAAGAAGGTGAAGAAGTGCCTATTATTTAATAAAATACCTAATGGGGAATTCATATATTATGAAATAGAGGGAAATATTGATTATGATGACTGTTTTTATATAGGTAATATGGTTGAATTAAGTTCTGACAACATTAATCTACAGATAGAAACTACTGACATGCCATATTTTCAAATCTATACGGGTGTAAAAGGGGCTGTTGCATTAGAACCCATGAGTGGTATTCCTGATGCTTATCATAATAAAATAGGTCTATATATAATTAAACCTGGAGAGAAGAAATACTATTCATTTATCATATCTCTTAAATAA
- a CDS encoding MFS transporter — protein sequence MKILSDIIKIVDKMGWNRTLTLAFLSLGIGFFMWGVITTLGILTYPEYHNVYYLVYVSSIPLIGDLLLSRLSDISLGRKTTFFITMFLYSLGSIIFILNSAFWGSNIYVTLAAYTIAIIGVEGEVPVALSLIAELFPLKYREKMLVILPNFDNIGAVIASLIAFLTYYVSSSFAIEGISMGIVALVGALIAIIVRFSLPESIRWLVVKGKTNKAKDELNKIKGGLNIQEEPINLNITKNTSLGFRYSFLAIIGISQYLTYGLMAYVIADYYFTGLSLDLVVLFANVGASIGGVVAMMLVDKLGTRKFATISYLGGFLTMIPVLIYVALFKNYIVMFYPLLFLNMIFSEFGWAVRTVYEPTLMPTRSRAFLVGLIRAPIMLIYTISVYLTASFTELEFVIYNMILWGIGALAAGAWHIFGYDINRVPLEKTSGEEKISQKIIQ from the coding sequence GTGAAAATCTTGTCGGATATAATAAAAATCGTTGATAAAATGGGATGGAATAGAACCTTAACATTAGCATTCTTATCGCTGGGTATTGGATTTTTTATGTGGGGGGTTATAACAACACTAGGAATATTAACTTATCCTGAATATCATAATGTATATTACCTAGTTTATGTTTCTTCAATACCATTAATTGGTGATCTTTTATTATCAAGATTATCAGACATTTCATTGGGCAGGAAAACAACATTTTTTATAACAATGTTTCTGTATTCTTTAGGATCAATAATTTTTATTTTAAATTCTGCTTTTTGGGGCTCTAATATTTATGTAACATTGGCCGCCTATACCATAGCCATTATAGGAGTTGAGGGTGAAGTACCAGTTGCACTATCTCTAATTGCAGAGCTTTTTCCATTAAAATATAGGGAGAAAATGCTGGTTATATTGCCAAATTTCGACAATATAGGGGCAGTGATAGCATCTTTAATTGCATTCCTAACTTATTATGTAAGTTCATCATTTGCAATTGAGGGAATATCGATGGGAATCGTTGCTTTAGTTGGGGCATTAATTGCCATAATTGTAAGATTTTCTCTACCTGAATCTATAAGATGGCTGGTCGTAAAGGGAAAAACAAATAAGGCAAAAGACGAATTAAATAAAATTAAAGGTGGTCTAAATATTCAGGAAGAACCAATAAATTTAAACATTACAAAAAATACAAGTTTGGGTTTTAGGTATTCCTTTTTAGCAATAATAGGCATATCTCAGTATTTAACTTATGGCCTTATGGCATATGTTATTGCAGACTACTATTTCACTGGTTTATCGCTAGATTTGGTAGTATTATTTGCTAATGTAGGAGCATCTATTGGAGGAGTCGTTGCTATGATGTTAGTTGATAAGCTTGGTACAAGGAAATTTGCAACCATTTCATATTTAGGAGGATTTTTAACGATGATACCTGTATTAATTTATGTAGCATTATTTAAGAACTATATAGTAATGTTCTATCCTCTTCTATTCCTAAATATGATATTTAGTGAATTCGGATGGGCAGTAAGAACAGTATATGAACCAACTCTTATGCCAACAAGATCTAGAGCATTTCTTGTAGGCCTGATAAGAGCACCAATAATGTTAATATATACAATATCAGTATATTTAACAGCTTCATTTACAGAATTAGAATTTGTAATATACAATATGATTTTATGGGGGATTGGCGCACTAGCTGCTGGGGCATGGCATATCTTTGGATATGATATTAATAGAGTTCCATTAGAGAAAACTTCTGGAGAAGAAAAAATATCGCAAAAAATTATCCAATGA
- a CDS encoding MoaD/ThiS family protein, which produces MIIKVKFILDYYKFIGKHELLLDVKNNSTLLDIIDYINNNIKNGFKEKIINGNEIKYPNMILINGRRAEFLNGLNTSLNENDEILFSPLAYFAL; this is translated from the coding sequence TTGATAATAAAGGTGAAATTTATTCTTGACTATTACAAATTCATTGGAAAACATGAATTACTTTTAGATGTAAAAAATAATTCAACATTGTTAGATATTATTGATTACATTAATAATAACATAAAAAATGGCTTTAAAGAAAAAATAATTAATGGTAATGAAATAAAGTATCCAAATATGATTTTAATAAATGGGAGAAGAGCTGAATTTTTAAATGGATTGAATACTTCACTAAATGAAAATGATGAAATATTATTTTCCCCATTAGCTTATTTTGCACTATAA
- a CDS encoding Sjogren's syndrome/scleroderma autoantigen 1 family protein, with protein sequence MSNKQDLRDNPEVVKKMTSLLAQGAAMLDKTCPVCGLPLFQTKKGEIVCPVHGKVYVVESEEEAKDIEVDETLKSLEYFISIKIRENINKDDIDEISDLLKIMESTERIIMLRKDIFSKQNQKEDKK encoded by the coding sequence ATGAGTAATAAGCAAGATCTTAGAGATAATCCTGAAGTAGTAAAAAAGATGACTTCTCTTCTTGCTCAAGGGGCTGCTATGTTAGATAAAACTTGTCCTGTATGTGGTTTACCTCTATTTCAAACAAAAAAAGGTGAAATTGTTTGTCCAGTTCATGGAAAGGTATATGTTGTGGAAAGTGAAGAAGAAGCAAAAGATATAGAGGTTGACGAAACTTTGAAGTCTCTTGAATATTTTATTTCAATTAAAATTAGGGAAAATATTAATAAAGATGATATAGATGAAATTAGCGATCTGTTAAAAATAATGGAATCGACCGAGAGAATTATAATGCTGAGAAAAGATATATTCAGCAAACAAAATCAGAAAGAAGATAAAAAATAA
- a CDS encoding aldehyde ferredoxin oxidoreductase family protein produces MILLYFKLARINLSDHSWKEEKIDDKLLRNFIGGRGLGTYLALKEIPKGIDPFDEKNMIFILTGPLTGTGAYESGRYHVVGKSPLTGYLGDANSGGDFGPWLRFAGFDGLIIEGKSEDPVWLRIENGDIKFNDAKELWGKGVHHTERIIREKVNMTSETMGSILSIGPAGENKSRIAAIMNDRYRAAGRTGLGAVLGDKKLKAIWAYGKRNLLKEMYDPKKFTNEAKKLTDKIMSNPVSQALTQLGTLVLMNMTNALGGLPTKNWTQGIYEKAFDISGEHLAESYLKARKGCWGCTIQCSRVSEVPEGPYKTALSEGPEYETTWAHGANILNGDIASIIKMNYLENDMGFDTISFGNTVSTLMELYELAKQGKLDKDKEKELLDLLNISGIEPTWGNKDAVIELIYLAAYRNKIGDLVAEGAKRLAEHFGKPDVAIHVKGLELPAYDPRALNSMALSYATANRGGCHLRSYSVAFDMIGSPEKWDPLAKDIKKVKGVKDQQDWFTIVDSLVICKFNVFGTGPNDYVEVIKAITGWEDMTGEELMITGERIYNAERLFDVQEGGYIDTLPKRLYEESLPEGPAKGHPGKEWLDFFLPEYYKLRNWDNGVPSKDIIIKLGLGEFLNR; encoded by the coding sequence GTGATTTTATTGTATTTTAAGTTAGCTAGAATAAATTTATCTGATCATAGTTGGAAGGAGGAAAAAATTGATGATAAATTATTACGAAATTTTATTGGAGGAAGAGGATTAGGAACTTATTTAGCACTTAAAGAAATACCCAAAGGTATTGACCCTTTTGATGAGAAAAACATGATTTTCATATTGACAGGACCTTTAACTGGAACAGGGGCATATGAATCTGGAAGATATCATGTTGTTGGAAAGAGTCCTTTAACTGGTTATTTAGGAGATGCAAATAGCGGAGGAGATTTTGGTCCTTGGCTTAGATTTGCAGGTTTTGATGGATTAATTATAGAGGGTAAAAGCGAAGATCCAGTTTGGTTAAGAATTGAAAATGGTGATATAAAGTTTAATGATGCTAAAGAACTCTGGGGAAAAGGAGTACATCATACTGAAAGAATTATAAGAGAAAAAGTAAATATGACTAGCGAAACTATGGGAAGCATATTATCTATTGGCCCAGCAGGAGAAAATAAATCAAGGATCGCTGCAATAATGAATGATAGATATAGAGCCGCTGGTAGAACTGGTCTAGGAGCAGTATTAGGAGATAAAAAATTAAAGGCTATATGGGCTTATGGAAAAAGGAATTTATTAAAGGAAATGTATGATCCTAAGAAATTTACTAATGAAGCTAAAAAATTAACTGACAAAATTATGTCAAATCCAGTTTCTCAAGCACTTACACAGCTAGGGACTCTAGTTTTAATGAATATGACAAATGCGTTAGGTGGCTTACCAACTAAGAATTGGACACAAGGTATTTATGAAAAGGCATTTGATATAAGCGGAGAGCATTTAGCAGAAAGCTATCTAAAAGCTAGGAAAGGATGTTGGGGGTGTACAATACAATGCTCTAGAGTATCAGAGGTTCCAGAAGGACCCTATAAGACGGCACTTAGCGAAGGCCCAGAATATGAAACTACATGGGCTCATGGTGCTAATATCTTAAATGGTGATATTGCATCTATAATAAAAATGAATTATTTAGAAAACGACATGGGATTTGATACAATAAGCTTCGGTAATACAGTTTCAACATTAATGGAATTATATGAGCTTGCAAAACAAGGAAAACTTGATAAAGATAAGGAAAAAGAACTTTTAGATTTGCTAAACATTAGCGGAATTGAGCCTACTTGGGGAAATAAAGATGCAGTAATAGAATTAATTTATTTAGCTGCTTATAGAAATAAAATTGGAGATCTTGTTGCAGAAGGAGCTAAGAGATTAGCAGAACATTTTGGTAAACCAGATGTTGCAATTCATGTTAAAGGTCTAGAGTTACCAGCTTATGATCCTAGGGCATTAAATAGCATGGCCTTAAGCTATGCAACCGCAAACAGAGGGGGATGCCATTTAAGATCATATAGTGTTGCATTTGATATGATTGGTTCTCCTGAAAAATGGGATCCACTAGCAAAAGATATTAAAAAGGTAAAGGGTGTAAAAGATCAACAGGATTGGTTTACAATTGTTGATTCTTTAGTTATATGTAAGTTTAACGTATTTGGAACTGGTCCAAATGATTATGTTGAAGTAATCAAAGCTATAACAGGATGGGAAGATATGACTGGTGAAGAATTAATGATTACAGGAGAGAGAATATATAATGCAGAAAGACTATTCGATGTTCAGGAAGGAGGGTATATAGATACATTGCCTAAGAGATTATATGAAGAATCCTTACCGGAAGGGCCAGCTAAGGGTCATCCTGGTAAAGAGTGGCTTGACTTCTTCTTACCAGAATATTATAAACTAAGAAATTGGGATAATGGAGTACCAAGCAAAGACATTATAATTAAATTGGGATTAGGAGAATTTTTAAACAGATAA
- a CDS encoding chloride channel protein has protein sequence MKKIADLPYFEKWFIYGLIIGISIGLIDLSLYYLNVYVIEKMIMEDIIGIQIPHPDKFIYFNYFLSLKRLIFVPIIVGISALISVLVSIAMKTKEVGSDIAIKAFHNGNKIKPIEIPASIISSSITIGLGGSAGREGPASHAGAGIGQLIINFFGGNPEDRRLATAVGMGAAIGVIFKTPLAGAFLAGELLYKRDIEPNVIYPGLIASSVGYVLFSSVTGFSPIFGTYTLPFSPERLPLYIILGLICGGIAVLYPSLLFGIKKFMDSKYKNQIEKALIGGVIAGIIALVFPEVMGEGYGWLWEISNYNMAPSLFPFILTIFLLPFAKILATSFTIGSGAKGGIFAPGIVIGGFTGLAVGFAFHFMFPSIVSSPMPFMIVGMLSTLGVAVNAPFSVIIMVVEMTGGLQLLPAEMIGLASAYLVARNSKGLFVEQPFNRSESPAHSLEFSIPLLTKIKVSDVKISKIYLKPTDNVKKAMNMMNSLNLFSLPIVDDLNNLVGIVMLSNIIKAKEDEWVAKYATPAPNYIRLNSSIYEALESMKNSRYAIVMENGKFQGILLLDDIANTYREYMEKLKINNR, from the coding sequence GTGAAAAAAATCGCAGATTTGCCATATTTCGAAAAATGGTTTATTTATGGATTAATAATAGGTATTTCTATTGGTCTAATAGATCTCTCACTATATTATTTAAACGTTTATGTTATAGAAAAAATGATAATGGAAGATATTATAGGAATCCAAATCCCTCATCCAGACAAATTTATCTATTTTAATTATTTTTTATCATTAAAAAGATTAATATTTGTTCCAATTATTGTTGGTATTTCGGCTCTTATATCAGTTTTAGTATCAATTGCAATGAAAACAAAGGAAGTAGGAAGCGATATAGCTATAAAAGCATTTCATAATGGGAACAAAATTAAGCCAATAGAGATACCTGCATCAATTATATCATCATCAATAACAATAGGTCTAGGTGGTAGCGCAGGGAGAGAAGGGCCTGCTTCTCATGCGGGAGCAGGAATTGGGCAGTTAATTATCAATTTTTTTGGTGGTAATCCAGAAGATAGAAGATTAGCTACTGCTGTTGGTATGGGGGCTGCGATAGGTGTTATATTTAAAACTCCCTTAGCTGGAGCATTTTTAGCAGGGGAACTTTTATATAAAAGAGACATAGAACCTAACGTCATTTATCCTGGCTTGATTGCATCAAGTGTTGGTTATGTTTTATTTTCATCTGTTACCGGTTTTTCTCCAATATTCGGAACATATACATTACCTTTTTCTCCAGAAAGGCTCCCTCTTTATATCATATTAGGATTAATTTGCGGAGGAATTGCTGTTTTATATCCAAGTTTATTATTTGGAATTAAAAAGTTTATGGATTCAAAATATAAAAATCAAATAGAAAAAGCTCTAATTGGGGGAGTAATAGCTGGGATAATAGCCCTGGTTTTTCCTGAAGTTATGGGAGAAGGTTATGGTTGGCTTTGGGAAATATCAAACTATAATATGGCCCCCTCTTTGTTCCCATTTATTTTAACTATATTTTTGTTACCATTTGCAAAAATATTAGCAACGTCTTTTACTATAGGATCTGGTGCTAAAGGAGGAATTTTTGCTCCAGGAATTGTTATTGGAGGATTTACAGGTTTGGCTGTTGGATTTGCTTTTCATTTTATGTTTCCCTCTATAGTTTCTAGTCCTATGCCATTTATGATTGTGGGCATGCTTTCAACTCTTGGTGTTGCTGTTAATGCGCCTTTTAGTGTTATAATTATGGTAGTTGAAATGACAGGTGGGCTTCAATTATTGCCTGCAGAGATGATAGGACTTGCATCAGCTTATCTTGTTGCTAGAAATAGTAAAGGATTATTCGTTGAACAGCCTTTTAATAGATCAGAATCTCCAGCACATTCATTAGAGTTCTCAATTCCATTATTAACAAAAATAAAAGTTTCTGATGTAAAGATTTCAAAAATTTATTTAAAACCAACTGATAACGTAAAGAAAGCAATGAATATGATGAATTCTTTAAATCTATTTAGTTTACCAATTGTAGATGATTTAAATAATTTAGTCGGTATAGTAATGCTATCTAATATAATTAAAGCCAAAGAAGATGAATGGGTTGCTAAATATGCTACTCCTGCCCCAAACTATATTAGGTTGAACTCTTCTATTTATGAAGCATTAGAAAGTATGAAAAACTCTAGATATGCAATAGTAATGGAAAATGGCAAGTTTCAGGGTATTTTGCTTTTAGATGATATTGCTAATACATACAGAGAATATATGGAAAAATTAAAAATAAATAATAGATGA
- a CDS encoding MFS transporter, whose amino-acid sequence MDNKSSDVNNILISIAIVIILITFGVRASNNMIGTTMPLLAKKLFNFNNTKIGLLATIFMGFTFIMSNFINTKIKSKTRKKLFIISSIIYTLTFPLFYMSNQITIWLVAALAGFTIGALMPNLITSAGLFEDRRIRERMLAIYSLSLSTSLLIGPAIEGFILRYYTLRQSFLFFTIISALVPVLSPFLRFPDEDHESKIDTSFGKILKNNGFKVALLNNLTYQVPFAFILTFDGIYAENVFHASNSIAILLYSVFFITSFLGRLLLAIRPPSNIKLLIETSVTLTIIGLIVAFLSPNIYIFVVALLILGIPHGFTYTLSIITLSRTFDINLRNAANSYFFSTMMVIGAILPSLLGILVDITSLRIGFIAILPIIIAVFYVTEIYSRKTKELKVY is encoded by the coding sequence ATGGATAATAAGTCAAGTGATGTAAACAACATCTTAATATCAATTGCCATAGTTATAATCTTAATAACCTTCGGAGTTAGGGCGTCAAATAATATGATCGGTACAACTATGCCTTTGTTAGCCAAAAAACTTTTTAATTTTAATAACACTAAAATAGGTTTATTAGCTACAATTTTCATGGGTTTTACATTTATAATGAGCAATTTTATAAATACGAAAATTAAAAGTAAAACAAGGAAAAAATTATTTATTATATCAAGCATCATATATACCCTAACATTTCCTTTATTTTATATGTCTAACCAAATAACGATTTGGTTAGTTGCTGCCTTAGCAGGTTTTACCATTGGTGCATTGATGCCAAATTTGATAACTTCTGCTGGTTTGTTTGAGGATAGAAGAATAAGAGAAAGGATGCTAGCAATATACTCTCTCTCATTAAGTACTTCTCTTTTAATAGGTCCAGCTATTGAAGGTTTTATATTAAGATATTATACTTTAAGACAATCCTTCCTGTTCTTTACGATTATTTCTGCCTTAGTTCCAGTATTATCTCCATTTTTAAGATTCCCTGATGAAGATCACGAATCTAAAATTGATACTTCATTTGGGAAAATCCTTAAAAATAATGGTTTTAAGGTAGCTCTTTTAAATAATTTAACTTATCAAGTACCGTTCGCATTCATATTAACTTTTGATGGGATTTATGCAGAAAATGTATTTCATGCCAGTAACTCAATAGCAATATTATTATACTCTGTATTCTTTATAACGTCATTCCTTGGGAGATTGCTTTTAGCTATCAGGCCTCCATCGAATATAAAATTATTAATAGAAACATCTGTAACCTTAACTATAATAGGACTTATAGTAGCTTTTCTATCACCAAACATATATATATTTGTAGTTGCATTATTAATTTTAGGTATACCTCATGGATTTACATATACATTAAGCATAATCACATTATCAAGGACTTTTGATATAAATCTGAGAAATGCTGCAAATAGCTACTTCTTTTCTACAATGATGGTTATAGGTGCTATATTGCCTAGCTTACTTGGTATTTTAGTAGATATAACCAGCTTAAGAATTGGGTTCATAGCTATACTTCCAATAATCATAGCAGTTTTTTACGTTACAGAGATTTATTCAAGAAAGACAAAAGAGCTAAAAGTGTATTAA
- a CDS encoding MoaD/ThiS family protein, producing MKIKVLTMGTLYMITKKFETEIEFKQKPKLIDVINYMIENNPKIKDQIMSQGKLVDNVSILINGREYRYMDEGINTGLKDGDVIAIVPPAGGGIK from the coding sequence GTGAAAATAAAAGTTTTAACTATGGGAACCCTTTATATGATTACAAAAAAATTTGAAACAGAAATAGAATTCAAACAAAAACCAAAACTTATCGATGTAATCAATTATATGATAGAAAATAATCCTAAAATTAAAGATCAAATCATGAGCCAAGGAAAATTAGTTGATAATGTTTCTATATTAATAAATGGAAGGGAATACAGATATATGGATGAAGGAATAAATACAGGATTAAAAGATGGCGATGTTATAGCCATTGTTCCACCTGCAGGAGGAGGAATAAAATAA